Proteins encoded in a region of the Variovorax sp. PAMC 28711 genome:
- a CDS encoding SDR family oxidoreductase, translating to MNLQLDNQHVLITGGSKGIGLACALGFLREGARVSLVSRDGANLEAARQTLTAQMGEDTSARIAVYTADLKLPGDAVEALDAAEVNFGPIDVLVNSAGAAKRTPPEALEPLVWHEAMEAKYFTYIHMIDPVVKRMGARGRGAIVNVIGMGGKVASPIHMPGGAANAALMLVSAGMAAAYAGKGVRVNAVNPGLTLTARLQEGMKADAGMQGIATDEALQRATAKLPLGRIATPEEIANAVVFLASPRASYVTGAILAMDGAVTPMI from the coding sequence ATGAACCTCCAACTCGACAACCAGCACGTTCTCATCACCGGCGGCAGCAAGGGCATCGGCCTGGCCTGCGCGCTCGGCTTCCTGCGCGAGGGCGCGCGCGTGAGCCTCGTGTCGCGCGACGGCGCCAACCTCGAAGCCGCCCGGCAAACGCTCACCGCCCAGATGGGCGAGGACACCAGCGCGCGGATCGCCGTCTACACCGCCGACCTGAAGCTGCCCGGCGACGCAGTCGAAGCGCTCGACGCGGCCGAGGTGAACTTCGGACCGATCGACGTGCTCGTCAACTCGGCCGGTGCCGCCAAACGCACGCCCCCCGAAGCGCTGGAGCCACTGGTATGGCACGAGGCGATGGAGGCCAAATACTTCACCTACATCCACATGATCGATCCGGTGGTCAAGCGCATGGGCGCGCGCGGGCGCGGCGCGATCGTCAACGTGATCGGCATGGGCGGCAAGGTGGCGAGCCCGATCCACATGCCCGGCGGCGCGGCCAACGCGGCGCTGATGCTGGTGAGCGCGGGCATGGCCGCAGCGTATGCCGGCAAGGGCGTGCGAGTGAACGCGGTGAACCCCGGCCTCACGCTGACCGCGCGGCTGCAGGAAGGCATGAAGGCCGACGCCGGCATGCAGGGCATCGCCACCGACGAGGCGCTCCAGCGCGCCACCGCGAAGTTGCCGCTGGGCCGCATCGCGACACCGGAAGAAATCGCGAACGCCGTCGTGTTCCTCGCATCGCCCAGGGCCAGCTACGTGACGGGCGCGATTCTCGCGATGGACGGCGCCGTGACGCCGATGATCTGA
- a CDS encoding YbhB/YbcL family Raf kinase inhibitor-like protein, whose translation MLEKLPDVIGHALHDVRAGLDALVFNTLGLRSGLAAIEVSSLAFADHAPIPSRYTADGIGHSPPVQWRNVPADVATLVLLVEDADSPTPSPLVHAIVVALPPSDGGIAEGALASADQEGTGLHTGRNSYLQAAWLPPDPPPGHGVHRYAFQLFALKAGDAFSETPGRDEVVDALRARAVASGMLIGTCERPDSSIRIGESEAAPAGMTPAAG comes from the coding sequence ATGCTTGAAAAACTCCCTGATGTGATCGGCCACGCCCTGCACGATGTGCGCGCGGGTCTCGACGCCCTCGTGTTCAACACGCTGGGCCTGCGCAGCGGACTCGCTGCCATCGAGGTTTCCAGCCTCGCCTTCGCGGACCACGCGCCGATTCCGTCGCGCTATACCGCCGACGGTATCGGCCACTCGCCACCCGTGCAATGGCGCAACGTGCCGGCCGATGTCGCAACTTTGGTGCTGCTGGTGGAAGACGCCGATTCGCCAACGCCGTCGCCGCTGGTCCACGCCATCGTGGTGGCGCTGCCGCCGAGCGATGGCGGCATCGCCGAAGGCGCGCTCGCGAGCGCTGACCAGGAGGGCACCGGCCTGCACACCGGACGCAACTCCTATCTGCAGGCCGCCTGGCTTCCGCCCGACCCGCCGCCTGGCCACGGCGTGCATCGCTATGCGTTCCAGCTGTTCGCACTGAAGGCGGGCGACGCGTTCTCGGAAACACCGGGACGCGACGAAGTGGTCGATGCGCTGCGTGCCCGCGCGGTGGCGAGCGGAATGCTGATCGGCACCTGCGAGCGACCCGACAGCTCGATCAGGATTGGCGAGAGCGAAGCGGCGCCGGCCGGCATGACACCTGCCGCAGGCTGA
- a CDS encoding substrate-binding domain-containing protein, which produces MNTRPSRKLSARLALAVPLSLLLGVAAPAALADTIKVLTSGAFKQVVLAFVPAFEAGSGHKVEVAEGTAGALQKRVDGGEPFDVVVITPPVLKQYAEQGKVVPASVVTLARVGAGVGMKAGTPLPEILTVEQFRQTVLNARAVAYIDPAAGGSSGIYLQGLFERLGIAPQVAAKAVLVKGGYSAARIVSGEADLAIQQISEILPVAGVTLVGPLPEEIQNYTSYAGGVAATSAHASIAQAFLSSMNGAAAADTIRAKGMLPP; this is translated from the coding sequence ATGAACACCCGACCCTCCCGCAAACTTTCCGCCCGACTGGCGCTTGCGGTTCCGCTCTCGCTCTTGCTGGGCGTCGCAGCGCCGGCCGCTCTGGCCGACACGATCAAGGTGCTCACGTCCGGCGCGTTCAAGCAGGTGGTGCTGGCATTCGTGCCGGCCTTCGAGGCGGGCAGCGGCCACAAGGTCGAGGTGGCCGAAGGCACGGCGGGCGCCTTGCAGAAGCGCGTCGATGGCGGTGAACCGTTCGATGTGGTGGTCATTACGCCGCCGGTGCTCAAGCAATATGCCGAGCAGGGCAAGGTGGTGCCGGCGAGCGTCGTGACGCTGGCCCGGGTCGGGGCGGGCGTCGGGATGAAGGCCGGCACGCCGTTACCCGAGATCCTCACGGTCGAGCAGTTCCGCCAGACCGTGTTGAACGCACGCGCCGTGGCCTACATCGATCCTGCGGCGGGCGGTTCGAGTGGCATCTACCTGCAGGGTCTGTTCGAGCGGCTCGGCATCGCGCCGCAGGTGGCCGCCAAGGCCGTGCTGGTGAAGGGTGGCTATTCGGCAGCGCGCATCGTCAGCGGCGAGGCCGACCTGGCGATCCAGCAGATCAGCGAAATCCTGCCGGTGGCTGGCGTCACGCTGGTGGGTCCGTTGCCCGAAGAGATCCAGAACTACACGAGCTACGCGGGTGGCGTCGCCGCGACGTCGGCACATGCGTCCATTGCGCAGGCGTTTCTGTCCAGCATGAACGGTGCGGCCGCAGCGGACACGATCCGCGCCAAGGGCATGTTGCCGCCCTGA
- a CDS encoding creatininase family protein gives MTDASAPPRPHRHWAALTTRDFAALDPATTVAVLPLGATEQHGPHLPLGVDTLLADGIVAAALPLLPADASVLVLPTQSIGLSPEHARFAGTLTLSAETLIRLWKDIGAGVARAGVKKLVFFNAHGGHVGAMDIVARELREAHDLIVYSVSWFNLPLGEAGAQFDADEHRFGVHAGDIETSMVLALQPALVRMDAAQDFTSASQQRAVDFALLGNGKSAKLGWAMQDYNAEGAAGNAAAATAGKGRAVIDEAARQLALLLAEVARLPLSTLGKDPR, from the coding sequence ATGACCGACGCCTCTGCTCCGCCCCGCCCGCACCGTCACTGGGCCGCCCTGACGACGCGCGACTTCGCGGCGCTCGATCCGGCCACCACGGTCGCGGTGCTGCCGCTCGGCGCGACCGAGCAACATGGCCCGCACCTGCCGCTCGGCGTCGACACGCTGCTGGCCGATGGCATCGTCGCCGCCGCGCTGCCGCTGTTGCCGGCCGATGCCTCGGTGCTGGTGCTGCCGACCCAGTCGATCGGTCTCAGCCCCGAGCACGCGCGCTTCGCGGGCACGCTCACGCTGTCGGCCGAAACGCTGATCCGCCTGTGGAAAGACATCGGCGCCGGCGTCGCGCGGGCGGGCGTGAAGAAGCTGGTGTTCTTCAACGCGCATGGCGGCCATGTCGGCGCGATGGACATCGTGGCGCGCGAGCTGCGAGAGGCGCACGACCTCATCGTCTACAGCGTGAGCTGGTTCAACCTGCCGCTCGGGGAGGCGGGGGCGCAGTTCGATGCAGACGAGCACCGCTTTGGCGTGCATGCGGGCGACATCGAAACCTCGATGGTGCTGGCGCTGCAGCCGGCACTGGTGCGCATGGACGCCGCGCAAGACTTCACGTCGGCCTCGCAGCAGCGTGCAGTCGATTTCGCGTTGCTGGGCAACGGCAAGAGCGCCAAGCTCGGCTGGGCCATGCAGGACTACAACGCCGAGGGTGCCGCCGGAAACGCCGCTGCAGCCACGGCCGGCAAGGGCCGTGCGGTGATCGACGAAGCCGCCCGGCAGCTCGCCTTGCTGCTGGCCGAAGTCGCGCGGCTGCCCCTCAGCACCCTTGGAAAGGACCCTCGATGA
- a CDS encoding ATPase domain-containing protein: MVTSLSPFVAPVQPRASTGIAGLDSVLGGGLPRGHLYLLEGSPGAGKTTLGLQFLLEARALGERGLYVTLSETADELRIVAGSHGWSLDGVEVFELVTEEGLSPSAEQSILYPSEVELGETTRGVMAAVERLNPSRVVFDSLSEMRLLAQDPLRYRRQILALKHFFAARDCTVLLLDDMTSSGGDLQLHSIAHGVLGLTQVSGAYGPVRRHLRILKMRGVKYRGGEHDVHLDTGGIEVFPRLIASEHRADFELVSVSTGNAAFDAVLGGGLTRGSNTLFIGPSGVGKTTSAMSCVVAALQRGENASYYLFDEGIGTLLQRCEALNLPIRHYIDSGQLQVFPLDPAEVSPGRFSNMVREAVQEGGARTIVIDSLNAYLQAMPGAQFLLLQMHELLAFLNQQGIVTMLVLGQHGIIGDVRSDLDLSYLSDSIVLFRFFESQGQLLKAVSVVKSRTHRHELTIREFRLGDGGVEVGPALTDFQGVLAGVPSYSGGISLLGATSLEMA; the protein is encoded by the coding sequence ATGGTCACTTCTCTCTCGCCCTTTGTTGCCCCCGTGCAGCCACGCGCATCGACCGGCATCGCCGGTCTCGACAGTGTTCTGGGTGGGGGCCTCCCCCGGGGCCATCTCTATCTGCTCGAAGGTTCGCCGGGCGCCGGCAAGACCACGCTGGGCCTGCAGTTCCTGCTCGAAGCGCGCGCGCTCGGCGAGCGCGGCCTCTATGTGACGCTGTCGGAGACGGCGGACGAGCTGCGCATCGTGGCGGGCTCGCACGGCTGGTCGCTGGACGGCGTGGAGGTGTTCGAGCTGGTCACTGAAGAAGGGCTCAGCCCGTCGGCCGAGCAGTCGATCCTGTATCCGTCGGAGGTGGAGCTCGGCGAGACCACGCGCGGCGTGATGGCGGCGGTGGAGCGGCTCAACCCGAGCCGCGTGGTGTTCGACAGCCTCTCCGAAATGCGGCTGCTCGCGCAGGATCCGCTGCGTTACCGCCGGCAGATTCTCGCGTTGAAGCACTTCTTCGCGGCACGCGACTGCACCGTGCTGCTGCTCGACGACATGACGTCCAGCGGCGGCGACCTCCAGCTGCACAGCATCGCGCACGGCGTGCTCGGTCTCACCCAGGTGAGCGGCGCCTACGGGCCGGTGCGGCGCCATCTGCGCATCCTCAAGATGCGCGGCGTGAAGTACCGCGGCGGCGAGCACGACGTGCACCTGGACACCGGGGGCATCGAGGTCTTTCCGCGCCTCATCGCGTCGGAGCATCGGGCCGACTTCGAGCTGGTGTCGGTCAGCACCGGCAACGCCGCCTTCGATGCGGTGCTGGGGGGCGGCCTCACGCGCGGCAGCAACACCCTGTTCATCGGTCCGTCGGGGGTGGGAAAGACCACCTCGGCCATGTCGTGCGTGGTGGCCGCCCTGCAGCGCGGCGAAAACGCGTCCTACTACCTGTTCGACGAAGGCATCGGCACCTTGCTACAGCGCTGCGAAGCGCTCAACCTGCCGATCCGGCACTACATCGACAGTGGGCAACTTCAGGTGTTTCCGCTCGACCCGGCCGAGGTGTCGCCGGGCCGGTTTTCCAACATGGTCCGCGAGGCGGTGCAGGAAGGCGGGGCCCGAACCATTGTGATCGACAGCCTGAACGCCTACCTGCAGGCGATGCCGGGTGCGCAGTTCCTGCTGCTGCAGATGCACGAGTTGCTCGCCTTCCTGAACCAGCAGGGCATCGTGACGATGCTGGTGCTGGGCCAGCACGGGATCATCGGCGACGTGCGCAGCGACCTCGACCTGAGCTACCTGTCGGATTCGATCGTGCTGTTCCGTTTCTTCGAATCGCAGGGCCAGTTGTTGAAGGCGGTGTCGGTCGTGAAGAGCCGGACCCATCGCCACGAACTCACCATCCGCGAGTTCCGCCTCGGCGACGGTGGCGTCGAAGTCGGCCCCGCCCTCACCGATTTCCAGGGCGTGCTGGCCGGTGTGCCGTCGTACAGCGGCGGCATATCGCTGCTGGGCGCGACCAGCCTCGAGATGGCCTGA